The proteins below are encoded in one region of Odocoileus virginianus isolate 20LAN1187 ecotype Illinois chromosome 18, Ovbor_1.2, whole genome shotgun sequence:
- the ZNF395 gene encoding zinc finger protein 395 isoform X2, which yields MASVLSRRLGKRSLLGARVLGPPGAAPPSEPQAELLEGAAPQPFVASKDASCQEQPKEVLKAPGTSGLQQVAFHPGQKVCVWYGGQECTGLVERHNWAEDKVTVWLLDQKLQICCKAEEVWLAEPPGRIPQVPPPEQGTQAPAYRPVSRNIDVPKRKSDAVEMDEMMAAMVLTSLSCSPVVQSPPGGEANFSASRTACDPWKESGDVSDSGSSTTSGHWSGSSGVSTPSPPHPQASPKYLGDAFGSPQTDHGFETDPDAFLLDEPAPRKRKNSVKVMYKCLWPSCGKVLRSIVGIKRHVKALHLGDTVDSDQFKREEDFYYTEVQMKGEAAAAGGPTADPAPTPSVTSPPLTILPPPPPPKAQSSGPDHPGLESYLPSGALSKSAPGSFWHIQADHAYQIPVSPHIYTSISWAAAPSSASSLSPVRSRSLSFSEPQQPPPAMKSHLIVTSPPRAQSTTRKARGEAKKCRKVYGIEHRDQWCTACRWKKACQRFLD from the exons ATGGCCAGCGTCCTGTCCCGGCGCCTCGGCAAGCGGTCCCTTCTGGGAGCCCGGGTGTTGGGACCACCTGGGGCTGCCCCGCCCTCGGAGCCTCAGGCAGAGCTGCTGGAGGGGGCGGCTCCCCAGCCCTTTGTTGCCTCCAAGGATGCGTCCTGCCAGGAGCAGCCTAAGGAAGTCCTCAAGGCTCCGGGCACCTCGGGCCTCCAGCAGGTGGCCTTTCACCCCGGGCAGAAG gTTTGTGTGTGGTACGGGGGTCAAGAGTGCACAGGACTGGTGGAGCGGCATAACTGGGCAGAGGATAAGGTGACTGTCTGGCTGTTGGACCAGAAGTTACAGATCTGCTGCAAAGCGGAGGAGGTGTGGTTGGCCGAGCCGCCGGGCCGCATCCCCCAGGTGCCACCTCCAGAGCAGGGAACCCAGGCGCCAGCCTACAGGCCTGTGTCCAGGAACATTGATGTCCCAAAGAG GAAGTCGGATGCAGTGGAAATGGACGAGATGATGGCGGCCATGGTGCTCACGTCCCTGTCCTGCAGCCCGGTCGTACAGAGTCCTCCCGGGGGCGAGGCCAACTTTTCTG CCTCCCGCACGGCCTGCGACCCCTGGAAGGAGAGCGGCGACGTGTCGGACAGCGGCAGCAGCACCACCAGCGGGCACTGGAGCGGGAGCAGCGGCGTCTCCACCCcctcgcccccccacccccaggccagccCCAAGTACCTGGGGGACGCCTTTGGCTCTCCCCAGACGGATCACGGATTTGAGACCGACCCGGACGCTTTCCTGTTGGATGAACCAGCTCCCCGAAAAAGAAAG AACTCGGTGAAGGTGATGTACAAGTGCCTGTGGCCCAGCTGTGGCAAAGTCCTGCGCTCCATCGTGGGCATCAAACGACACGTGAAAGCCCTCCACCTAGG GGACACCGTGGACTCTGACCAGTTCAAGCGGGAGGAGGATTTCTACTACACAGAGGTGCAGATGAAGGGGGAAGCTGCTGCGGCTGGTGGCCCCACAGCCGACCCGGCTCCGACCCCCAGCGTGACCAGCCCGCCCCTCACCATCCTGCCCCCACCGCCTCCTCCCAAAGCCCAGTCCTCAGGCCCAGATCACCCTGGCCTGGAGTCTTACCTGCCCTCCGGTGCTCTCAGCAAGTCAGCTCCTGGCTCCTTCTGGCACATTCAGGCCGACCATGCATACCAG ATCCCGGTCTCCCCGCACATCTACACCAGCATCAGCTGGGCCGCGGCCCCCTCCAGCGCCTCCTCCCTGTCCCCG GTCCGGAGCCGGTCGCTAAGCTTCAGCGAGCCCCAGCAGCCGCCCCCTGCCATGAAGTCTCACCTGATCGTCACGTCTCCACCTCGGGCCCAGAGCACCACCAG GAAAGCCCGCGGGGAAGCTAAGAAGTGCCGCAAGGTGTACGGCATTGAGCACCGGGACCAGTGGTGCACCGCCTGCCGCTGGAAGAAGGCCTGCCAGCGCTTCCTGGACTGA
- the ZNF395 gene encoding zinc finger protein 395 isoform X1, translating into MASVLSRRLGKRSLLGARVLGPPGAAPPSEPQAELLEGAAPQPFVASKDASCQEQPKEVLKAPGTSGLQQVAFHPGQKVCVWYGGQECTGLVERHNWAEDKVTVWLLDQKLQICCKAEEVWLAEPPGRIPQVPPPEQGTQAPAYRPVSRNIDVPKRKSDAVEMDEMMAAMVLTSLSCSPVVQSPPGGEANFSASRTACDPWKESGDVSDSGSSTTSGHWSGSSGVSTPSPPHPQASPKYLGDAFGSPQTDHGFETDPDAFLLDEPAPRKRKNSVKVMYKCLWPSCGKVLRSIVGIKRHVKALHLGDTVDSDQFKREEDFYYTEVQMKGEAAAAGGPTADPAPTPSVTSPPLTILPPPPPPKAQSSGPDHPGLESYLPSGALSKSAPGSFWHIQADHAYQALPPFQIPVSPHIYTSISWAAAPSSASSLSPVRSRSLSFSEPQQPPPAMKSHLIVTSPPRAQSTTRKARGEAKKCRKVYGIEHRDQWCTACRWKKACQRFLD; encoded by the exons ATGGCCAGCGTCCTGTCCCGGCGCCTCGGCAAGCGGTCCCTTCTGGGAGCCCGGGTGTTGGGACCACCTGGGGCTGCCCCGCCCTCGGAGCCTCAGGCAGAGCTGCTGGAGGGGGCGGCTCCCCAGCCCTTTGTTGCCTCCAAGGATGCGTCCTGCCAGGAGCAGCCTAAGGAAGTCCTCAAGGCTCCGGGCACCTCGGGCCTCCAGCAGGTGGCCTTTCACCCCGGGCAGAAG gTTTGTGTGTGGTACGGGGGTCAAGAGTGCACAGGACTGGTGGAGCGGCATAACTGGGCAGAGGATAAGGTGACTGTCTGGCTGTTGGACCAGAAGTTACAGATCTGCTGCAAAGCGGAGGAGGTGTGGTTGGCCGAGCCGCCGGGCCGCATCCCCCAGGTGCCACCTCCAGAGCAGGGAACCCAGGCGCCAGCCTACAGGCCTGTGTCCAGGAACATTGATGTCCCAAAGAG GAAGTCGGATGCAGTGGAAATGGACGAGATGATGGCGGCCATGGTGCTCACGTCCCTGTCCTGCAGCCCGGTCGTACAGAGTCCTCCCGGGGGCGAGGCCAACTTTTCTG CCTCCCGCACGGCCTGCGACCCCTGGAAGGAGAGCGGCGACGTGTCGGACAGCGGCAGCAGCACCACCAGCGGGCACTGGAGCGGGAGCAGCGGCGTCTCCACCCcctcgcccccccacccccaggccagccCCAAGTACCTGGGGGACGCCTTTGGCTCTCCCCAGACGGATCACGGATTTGAGACCGACCCGGACGCTTTCCTGTTGGATGAACCAGCTCCCCGAAAAAGAAAG AACTCGGTGAAGGTGATGTACAAGTGCCTGTGGCCCAGCTGTGGCAAAGTCCTGCGCTCCATCGTGGGCATCAAACGACACGTGAAAGCCCTCCACCTAGG GGACACCGTGGACTCTGACCAGTTCAAGCGGGAGGAGGATTTCTACTACACAGAGGTGCAGATGAAGGGGGAAGCTGCTGCGGCTGGTGGCCCCACAGCCGACCCGGCTCCGACCCCCAGCGTGACCAGCCCGCCCCTCACCATCCTGCCCCCACCGCCTCCTCCCAAAGCCCAGTCCTCAGGCCCAGATCACCCTGGCCTGGAGTCTTACCTGCCCTCCGGTGCTCTCAGCAAGTCAGCTCCTGGCTCCTTCTGGCACATTCAGGCCGACCATGCATACCAG GCTCTGCCACCTTTCCAGATCCCGGTCTCCCCGCACATCTACACCAGCATCAGCTGGGCCGCGGCCCCCTCCAGCGCCTCCTCCCTGTCCCCG GTCCGGAGCCGGTCGCTAAGCTTCAGCGAGCCCCAGCAGCCGCCCCCTGCCATGAAGTCTCACCTGATCGTCACGTCTCCACCTCGGGCCCAGAGCACCACCAG GAAAGCCCGCGGGGAAGCTAAGAAGTGCCGCAAGGTGTACGGCATTGAGCACCGGGACCAGTGGTGCACCGCCTGCCGCTGGAAGAAGGCCTGCCAGCGCTTCCTGGACTGA